The segment TGTGGGTTTAAAATCATCCATGTGACTTAAATTCCAAGTTTggagggagccgatgtggctcaagcagttgcgcgCCAACCTCCCTCTTGGAAGGTGGGGCTtgggttccggtgcctcctaaaggaaaaacagaccAGAAGCAAACAGTGGCGGAATCCATCTGCGGTGGGCTGGGGGGGATTCCAATTTTGTcactttcctctaccccccccccttttttgttgttgctattttaagcctctaagtctcagtttccttatctgtaaaatgggaataatagcaGCTACCTCGAAGGGTTGTCATGAAGCTTAAATTCAGAAACATTTAGGATAGTGTGTGGCTAATAGTAAGGGTTCAGCACGCGGCAGCTGTTATCAGTTTGTATTAATCAAAAGCATCGTCTTTTCAGGAAGTGTTCCTGCACTGCCGGGTTCTGGTCTGCGGAATGCTGGATGAGCGCTCCCGCTGCGCGCAGGGCTGCCACCGGCGAGTGCGCcgcgcggcgggcgggggcgaGGGCGAGGGCGAGGGCGCGCAGGCCCAGCTGCTCAGCGGGGGCCCCATCCGCCTCGACTGGCAGGACTAGCGCCGCTCGGCACCCCCGGCCCCGGCCTCGGGCTGCTCCCCGCAGCCTCAGGGAACGTCCGTCAGCATCCTGACTCCAGCACGATTCCCTCTGGCTTCTGGTCCGCTCAGTAAAGGTCCCAGCACTTCTGAGCCATCTGGACTGGGTGGCCTTCACCCGATTTCCCCCAGTTTTTTCCTACAATAAAACACTGAGTGTCTGATGCAAGAGGACCTCTGAGAAGTTGGGtataaatgatttcaaaatagaaataactttaaaaattgaatagTTGCTTGAAGTTATGACTAAAATTCCCAATGACTccttaattatataaataattatgtGCTGAAATTTCTGTTCAAATACAGAACCGTTATCGGAGATTTGGAAATTTATCGATAGGACagtatgtaattttaaaaatactatttttctcctcccaatattttctttcatgtttttatattgtgctaagtgaaagatctGCACTTAATGAATGTTAATAAATTCATTCACATGCATTTAAATGGTTCAATGAActgtaaacaaaattaaaatttggtaCCATATGCACTGTTATTTGGCATTCTATGCCTTCAGGCTGGTAACACAatagaaaaagatttttaaaattataccacATTCTATTTTATAGGTGCTTAACAAAGTTTATTGAAGTAAATATCAAACTTCAGGGATAACTATAATCTTCAGTTAAATTCAATTTCTTAATATGCAAACTAACGTTGGGCTTCACATAAGATCAGAAaaatggtttttttcctttttaaaaatggctacAATCCAAAATTCCTAATTGAACCGCTGAATTaacaaaaataagggaaaagaggaaattaTCTAGATccgggtcagcaaactttttctgtaaagggccaaatggtcaatattttaggctttgcggGCCATAGTCTTTATTACAACTATTCAACTCAGCCATTGAAGCACAAACGCAGCCAGCCGgggacaatatgtaaatgaatgagccTGGCTGTACTCCCATAAaactttacaaaaacaggcaTTGGGCTAGATTTGGCCCACTGGCCGTAGGTCGCTGACCCCTGAATCTGGATTAGGAGTCTTCAGCGCTGACGGTGCATCAAAATCACTTGAGGAGGGTTTATGCAATACCAACACGGAGGCACATGCCCAGagatttttttattgtaaagTTCCTCAGGTGTTTTAATCAGAAGTCAGCATGGAGAACCACAATTTAGGAAATGGCCAATTGTCTCTCACTCTCCTCAGGTTTAGGGACTTTTCCTGGCTCTCTCTGTCGGTTGCCCTCTCCACCTACCTCTCAGATCTTGGGATGACTCTACCACTTAGTTTACTGGGAATACCAAGATAGgtcctggaggaaaaaaaatgaaacctcaGTGACTTCACGCCATCTGACCTTCACCTCCACTGGCTTCCTCAGGTAAACCTCTGACCCTCCCCACCTGTTTTATCTCTTCAGCACCAGTGGGAATAATTGTTAGCATTGGTGGAACTTATGCGGTCATGTTCTGTTCTCTACTAAGCGAAATGGAAGTGTAACAGTGATCATGGAATTCATTCATCTCTTTTCAGGTTTTCtaaaaaatacactttattaAATGTGAAATGCTTACTGGCAACTGATATATGGGACAGAGGAAAGTCATTGCTTCCCAAATGGTGGGACTCCCCCAAATTTTCTCTTATGAATGTAATTATCAAGTCCAGGAATCCCAGGTTTTGCTTGTATTTTAGACCTTAACTTCAGAACTGAATTTCCACGCAGATGTGTCTTGGCTGGGGAGACCAGTGGTAAAGTGAAGAGTGACCATCAAATCATTCCACATCTTTTTTCCAGTACTCAAAGGATGTGACTCACTTTTCAGCTGTATAACAATGCTTCCTTTCTCCTGCTCTCTGGTATCTCCAAACTGTTGGAAGAAAGGATGAGATATATTGGCCACACTGCTATCTCCAAGACCGACAGCTGTGGTATCACTCAAACGCAGGAAGGAATCACCTCTTCCTCAtaactcttctttctcctcttcgaTGCAGATGCAGGCTGCCCGCTGACTATTCATAAAGGGTCGGCAGCCCAAGGTCCAGACAGTATTGAACACAGTATCAACCAGCGAATCACAGGCTACTTGGAAGAGATGATGAGATGCATAAAGGTTAATATACAGGGTTACCCCAAATAGTATGAGTAATTTTGCAGAGGCAATGGTTTTTCAAGGATGACACAATCCCCAGAGGAAAGTAGAGGCAATAATCCAAGTACAGAATTAAAAAGAGAAGCATATTTAAATTTTCAGATGCTCCCATTCAATCCAATAAAGCGGGATACACTGTAGGGTGCCCTCCTTTTGTGGGCCTCCAGGTCAAAACCTTGTTTAGCAATCAGAATTTCCCACACCACTATTGGGCCCACCTCTTGGAAAGCTTACTATTTTTATAAATAGCCTCTCAGATCACACAACCCTGTTTCTGGTAGCTTTCTATGATCAAGTAAAGGATGAACAATCAttctttcactgaaaaaaaaaaaaacaaaacgtgTGTGTATTGGATATGTTGGTCAGTCACTCAGGTGCCAGTGATAAAGAGACAAAATATATCACCTCCAACTCAAAGAGTTCACAGTCTGgacaaagagatggaaaaatgaacagataaacagatGGTTATATTATAACATGGTGAAAGTAACCCCAACATGCCTTGGGAGGTCATATAAGCAAAGGGTCATATCCCTTTGAGGCAAGGATTATTAAGGAAGGCATCTCAGAGGAGGTAAGATACCTTAGTTTAAACTTCAGGAATGATCAGGAAGATGAAAacctgatacatactacaacatggatgagcctagtaaacattatgctcagtgaacgaagccagtcacaaaagaccacatatcatatgattccatttaaacgAAATGTACAGACTAGGCAAGTCCATACACAGAAAGTAGAGGAGTGGTTGCCTagagttggggggtgggggaagagtgCCTACTAATGCATATGGGTTACTTTGGGGAATGACAAAAAtgttctagggaaacggactttggcccagtggttagggcgtccgtctaccacatgggaggtccgcggttcaaaccccgggcctccttgacccgtgtggagctggccatgcgcagtgctgatgcgtgcagggagtgccgtgccacgcaggggtgtcccccgcgtgggggagccccacgtgcaaggagtgcaccccataaggagagccgcccagcgtgaaaagaaagagcagcctgcccaggaatggcgccgcccacacttcccgtgccgctgacgacaacagaagcggacaaagaaacaagacgcagcaaatagacaccaagaacagacaaccaggggagggggggaattaaataaataaataaatctttaaaaaaaaaaaaatgttctaaaatggctTGTGGTATTGCTTTACATCTCTGTAGCCATATTAAAAACCATTCACTTGAATACTTTAAATGGATGAACATAGTAGGTGaatcatatctcaataaagctgtttctaCACTAACAACAACAATGGAATGATCCAAGTGTTCCAAGCAGAGGAAACTGAGGGGGCAGAAAGGTATGGGCCATCAACCCAAGTAGTCTGAAATGGCAGGAATCAGGAAATGAATCCAGAATCAAGAAATGAATCTGGAGTAATCAAGATGCTAGAAAGGTTAGCCAGGGTTGAATGAGGAGGGCCTTGTATGTCAAAGCAGAGGGTTTGGATTTCACCCATAAGGTAAAGGAATCTGTTGAAGGGCTTTAAGCAGGGGGTGAAGATGATCAGATTTGTGTGATATAAAAAATGTATCTGGTCCCTAAGGGGAAAGAGATTGGATAGGACCCAGAGACTGGGTTGATTTGTAGTAAccagggatgcagatgtggctcaaatgatggagcgtccacctaccatatgggaagtccagggttcaaacccagggcctcctggcctgtgtggtgagctggcccacgcgcggtgctgccgcacacaaggaatgccatgccacgcagggatgcccctgcacaGAGGTGTCACACatgcgaggagtgcgccccgcaaagagagccgccctgtgcgagaaaagcgcagcccgcccaggagtggcgccgcacacacagagagctggcacagcaagatgacacaacaaaaagagacagagacttCTGGTGCCGCagagaatgcaggtggacacagaagaacacatagtgaatgggcacaagagatcagacaatgggtggggtgggggaaggggagagaaataaaaataaatcttaaaaaaaaaaatttgcagtaACCAGGAAAGTGGGACTATCAAAGAGATATTTATGAGAAAGATTCAATAGGACATTGTTTGGAAGACGTAACTTGACCTGACTCTAGGTTAGCAGCAGTCACTAGATAGAGTGATAGTTCCCTTTCGAGGGCCtgattaattatttatattttcaagccCTTACACATTCACTTTAGGACCACACTGTAGACAGTGATCTAAGAACAAGATCCTAGATTTCCTACTGTTGACTTTCTCTGTGGCATGGGGCcagtttgaatttcattcttttctatctgaaaatataaaaaactaaTGTAATGGTCTGGCTTCAGAAGCTGAGGGATTAAAACTTTTCCTcaagtggaggaatgggaaacctcatccactgctggttggaatgtagaaggatccagccattgtggaggacagtttggcagttcctcaaaaaactatagatttgccatatggtccagcaattccactgctgggtatatgcccgaagaattgaaaacaaggacacagactGATATATGCACGctaatgttcaaagcagcattattcactattgccaaaagttggaatcaacccaaatgcccatcaacagaggaatggataaacaaaatgtggtacagggtgcacctggggcaggcttgatgtggaggagtgggggtgtggggagtggggtatatgggaatctcttatatttttaatgtaacattttgtgtgatctatgtatctttaaaaaaaaaaaaaattaaaattttcctaaAGTGAATTAGGAAACAAATTATAGAATAAGTGCTAGAAATTGGGTAGCTAagtagttatttaaaaaataattaacctCAAATATATAGAGACCCTTCCATGCAAAATGAtagtttcctgttttcttttgttttttaattcttactGTGACTGAGAAAATGGGGAAAGGGCTTGAAACAAATCAGTGGTCTTATACAGAATAACTTCTGATATGGCAAATTATATAACTGTGGAATGGATATCCAGTGCCAATTGGACAGCTCTCTGGTCTTAAATgatagatttttatttctctgggaagGCTTTAGTGTGGCCCTTTCCATCAGGAATAGTGCCAGCAGCTCCTGGGCAGGAGAGCAAGAACTGTTGGGAAGCAGTGCCCAGAATCTTTCTCCACCCTTATTTGCATTAATCACGGTGTTCTTTCTTTATAGAAAGTTCATTGGGCTTGGATGGTCTTCTTAAGTAAAGGAGCTTTAGCCACAGCCCTGCACGAAAACAGGAGCAAAATTCTCTGCTCACAAGTAAATGCCCTTAATAAACCTCCCTGCCACGTTGGAGACAAAGCCCCGTAAACCTACCTGCCACGTTGGAGACAAAGCCCAGACTCCTTTTCAGGTCAGAGCAGATAGAGTGGAGACACCATCGGAATTTGGCATCACAGCGATATTTGTGGGCACCACAAGTGTCATAGCAGATGTCCAGCTGGTTGCAACACTTGGTCATTGCTGGAATGCCCAAGTCCATCTGGGGGAAAgtgagggaagagaagggaagggaaaaaaatgtcacCTGCAACCCAAGGACCTTAGGCAACCTCGCCCACCTTATGATCTACCCAGGTCTCATATTCCTGTCCTGTGTGCAGATCTATTCAGAAACGCCAGTGAGTGAGTACAGATCATCAGGTGGAGAGTTGTACGTGCTGAAGTTTTCATCATGATTTAGTTATTAGTTTAATATGTGATGCCAAATagcctatttttcttctttttcttttagatttcagTAATTTTCAAATTCACAGACtgctatagtgataaaaatagAGCTCAGAAGTAGTAGTCCAGAGGACAAATCTGTAGGACTTCCAGATTCATCCAAAATTTACGTTAACATTTTTCCAGGTGAAATTTTGTTTGAGCAAAGGATTCCAAAGCTTAGGAGTGTGAAAAACTGAGCCTCAGTTTGCCAAGAAGTCACCAGCATCCCACAGAGCAGTGCTCTAAGGGTATGTATGTGTGCGTCTGTTTGGGTAGGGGAGCAGTATAGGGTAGAGAACTCATAGTTCCTGACCACAAGGGGACTGTGGTCAAACCATAGTAtctaaaacacacacatgcacagacacACACTAAGAGCCTGTAAGCAACTGTAAATGTTGTAGCATAAATTGTGTGCCTAAGTTCACGGAATGCCACATGTAGAATTATCAAACAGGAAAGATTTATTTAAGAGGGttttgaaagaaaattgaaaGGATTATTAGAGATGAGGGTAGACTTGGGGTATagcagggagagaaaggaaataatgagCAATTCATTTGTGAGGAAGTCAATTTGTGCCAGTCTTCCAAAGGTCTTATCAGGAAAATATACATGTATgcctgtgtgtgggtgtgggtgtgtgagTGCATGCAAGCacgtgtatataaatatattttttaattacagagAAGGGCAAGTTGATGGATGGCCTTGATTTCCAAAGTAACTAGTTAGATTTGATAGAGAGTCTTGAGCAATAATGATAACATGataaaaaagcaattaaagaaGAGTAGTCATTCCAGGGTATATAAGAGTTTGGAATAGAGTCTCAACGTAATAGGACATCTTAGAACCTTTTACAGTTTTTCTGATAGTGTAGCCCTAGACTTGGGTGGAAGCTGAGAAAATCTGGTTTCAGGGAATGGTGTGGATTGATTAATTAGCTATTATATATCATTTCCCTTTGGGTATCCTTAAGTGTTCCCTTATTTGAATGTTTATTCCAAGTCTACCTATAGCATAATGTGGACTTTAGCAGATTAAAATGCccttttaagcaaaaaaaaaaaaaaaaaattacattgagATAATCTAACTTGTCAGGCTAGGCAAAGGCCTGGGCTCTGCAATCCTGCTGTAATCCCCATATCATCTGATACCTGAAGTCAACTACTTTGCCTGTCCCTTACCACCCCCCCAAACTAAAAATATGTGACAACAGAGATAACTGAGAATTAGATGAGTATAATGGCTATAGTTCAATTAACTAAGTTGAAAATTCTTAAGATGAttccaaataatatttttatcagtAAACAAAATAGCATTACTTCCAAAATAATATGTATGCCTGTTTCATAGCTGCTAAATTGATATGGGCCAAAAAATGTGATTTCGCCAGTATATACATTTGAAAGAGCTTTCTTTCTTCCCTGCATATTGCTGATTGTGACAAGTCCACCACACAGCTGTGCAGTAATGCCCAGAAAGCACCATAGCTAAGGGGAGTCTTCCCATAAGACATCTCAGATTTACATATTTATAAGGAAAAATGTCCAGCCAACAGCAGTCAAGTTTCTTTTTCTAACACAAATCTTTATATTAAGATGTTTTCCAACAAATGGAAGTAAGCCATCTTGAGGAAAGCActtttttccaatttggacaaAGATGCCACGTGGATGAGCATCTTTAGTAGAATAAACATTATGCTGCTTAGAAAATTATTACAAACTGAAATCTTTCAAATCAGCAGAAACGTGAAGTTTAGCCTGAGTATGACACAATTCAAAATCATAGTTTAGAGACTGaatctttctatatatattttacctAAAAACCTCTTTTCTAAAGTGAAAGAAAGTAAAGGGTTTCCAAGAGGTCTTAAAAGAAATCGATTTCTTACTTTTTGAGAAAGAGTCAGTGGTAGACTGGTAAATGTCTAGAAAGCAGCTGGGCAAGTGTGTGGGCTGACATGTAGTGTTTGCAGATTTCTATGATGTAGTATTTACTACAAACTTGACTGATTTGAAGCTACCAACTTGAAGTCAATGAGCTCACAAAATCCCCAGCTCTCTCACCAGCTGGTACAGCTGGTTCCAACACATGCTGGAAAGGATCATAAGTTTAAAAAGTCAAACTCGTCagatttatttcaaattaaattatGTTTTGATCTCCTAAAGACTCAGCTGATTTTTGCAGTGGAAATTTCAGAGTTCTGATCCACTACACAAGGGCTTATCTGAGAGACAGCTGcctctgggggaaaaaatcagattGCTTCTTAGAAAATCATCTCCCTTCCCCTATATCTAATTTAAAACACCCAATTATATTGCTCAACTTTATGCCATAAATAATCACTTCCATCAGTGGTGATTATTGGGTTAGTCTTAGTAAAGCAATCAACTGAGAAGGAAATGTTGTTAGTGGTACATACACTTCCCGGTACCTTAAGACCCAGGAAATAGGAGCTGCAGCCGTTGGGCTCCTGAGCCTTGTAGCCAGGTCTGGGCATCGGTGCCTTTCCTAGCAGGAGCAAGAGAGGAAAGAAGTaggaagaaatatttagaaattaagtgtCTGGGAatattcatagaaaaaaaaaaagatctaaaagcAGATTcaatttttccttaaaaagtcACAgttcacaacattgtgaatgtaattaactacACTGAATTACATATTGAAATGtgactaaaatgggaaattttaggttatatatgtgttcctagaatttttttttttaagattgatttatttctttgtGGGGGGGATCTCTTCCTGACGGGGGCAGCTGGAGGGGTCAGGAGAGCCGCACTTCAGCGGGGTTCGAGGTCGCGGCAGATGGCctcgggggctctcaggtgtggaggacgcagggcgggggagaaggaagaagccgcggagaccaggtctgtgcgcaagtccgttttattaaggaagtacagtgggttatatagagaatgaggagggcggggggaGACATGGCGGTAGGGGATTGGCAGAAgcatgggcggacttgtggttggctgccgtaagcagttactagggatgggGGTGGGTATTAGGtctatagggacggggattggtGCAGGCAGGTACTGCCTTCTGATaggtggttgctaggcagagggcaggcggagaggctggggggggggggaagggggggggaagCCATCCGTCGGGAGTCCGCTATCCAAGCCTCCAGGACAGCTGTTTGAGGAGATAGGCcaacatttctttctctccccttcccccccaccccagttgtctgttctctgtctctatttgctgcgtcttctttgtctgcttctgttgttgtcagcggcacaggaatctgtgtttctttttgttgcatcatcttgttgtgtcagctctccgtgtgtgcggtgccattcctggacaggctgcactttctttcgtgctgggtggctctcctgacggagtgcactccttgcacgtggggctcccctacacgggggacacccctgtgtggcagggcactccttgaacgcatcagcactgcgcatgggccagctccacacgggtcaaggaggcccggggtttgaaccgcagacctcccatgtggtaggcagacaccctaaccactgggccaagtctgccgcctgtgtTCCTAGAATTAACATTCTTAAAAACCataggggaagtggatatggctccagtgattgggctcccatctactatataggaggaccagggtttgattcctggggcctcttggtgaaggcgagctggcccacatggagagtggGCCCATGCAgtgtgctggcctgcacaggagtgctggcccacttggcaagctggcccaagcagagagttggcctagcaaaatgatgcaacaaaaaagagacacagaggagagacaataagagacacagcaggccagggagctgagatggcacaaaagattgagtgcctctcacccactctggaaggtcctaggataagttcctggtgccgcctaaagagaagacaagcagacacttagaagaacacacagcgaatggacacagaaagcagacagcaagtgcaaaacaatgaggggggcgggtgggaataaaaaaatctttacaaaaacaaaaaaaccccacaggactgtacaacacaacctaaagttaatagtacaattataacacTATTCTTCCATCaggtgtaacaaatgttccacagtaatgcaagggattaataatgggggtgggggcagatgtgggaactgtattttatgcataattttttttttaaagatttatttatttatttaatttccccccctcccctggttgtctgttcttggtgtctgtttgc is part of the Dasypus novemcinctus isolate mDasNov1 chromosome 6, mDasNov1.1.hap2, whole genome shotgun sequence genome and harbors:
- the PLA2G12B gene encoding group XIIB secretory phospholipase A2-like protein isoform X3; translated protein: MKLAWSLAVLCFSLAGGPARSDTSPDAEESYSDWGLRHLRGGFESVNSYFDSFQELLGGKNGVCQYRCRYGKAPMPRPGYKAQEPNGCSSYFLGLKMDLGIPAMTKCCNQLDICYDTCGAHKYRCDAKFRWCLHSICSDLKRSLGFVSNVAVACDSLVDTVFNTVWTLGCRPFMNSQRAACICIEEEKEEL
- the PLA2G12B gene encoding group XIIB secretory phospholipase A2-like protein isoform X2, coding for MKLAWSLAVLCFSLAGGPARSDTSPDAEESYSDWGLRHLRGGFESVNSYFDSFQELLGGKNGVCQYRCRYGKAPMPRPGYKAQEPNGCSSYFLGLKVPGSMDLGIPAMTKCCNQLDICYDTCGAHKYRCDAKFRWCLHSICSDLKRSLGFVSNVAACDSLVDTVFNTVWTLGCRPFMNSQRAACICIEEEKEEL
- the PLA2G12B gene encoding group XIIB secretory phospholipase A2-like protein isoform X1 yields the protein MKLAWSLAVLCFSLAGGPARSDTSPDAEESYSDWGLRHLRGGFESVNSYFDSFQELLGGKNGVCQYRCRYGKAPMPRPGYKAQEPNGCSSYFLGLKVPGSMDLGIPAMTKCCNQLDICYDTCGAHKYRCDAKFRWCLHSICSDLKRSLGFVSNVAVACDSLVDTVFNTVWTLGCRPFMNSQRAACICIEEEKEEL